From Poecile atricapillus isolate bPoeAtr1 chromosome Z, bPoeAtr1.hap1, whole genome shotgun sequence, one genomic window encodes:
- the HMGCS1 gene encoding hydroxymethylglutaryl-CoA synthase, cytoplasmic isoform X2 — translation MGFRSVSATMPGSLPVNAESCWPKDVGIVALEIYFPSQYVDQTELEKYDGVDAGKYTIGLGQARMGFCSDREDINSLCLTVVQKLMERNNLSYDCIGRLEVGTETIIDKSKSVKTVLMQLFEESGNTDVEGIDTTNACYGGTAALFNAINWIESSSWDGRYALVVAGDIAVYASGNARPTGGAGAVAMLVGPNAPLIFERGLRGTHMQHAYDFYKPDMVSEYPVVDGKLSIQCYLSALDRCYTVYRNKIHAQWQKEGMDRHFTLNDFGFMIFHSPYCKLVQKSVARLLLNDFLSDQNPETATGVFSGLEAFRDIKLEDTYFDRDVEKAFMKASAELFNQKTKASLLVSNQNGNMYTPSVYGCLASLLAQYTPEQLAGQRISVFSYGSGFAATLYSIRVTQDATPGSALDKITASLSDLKTRLDSRKCIAPDVFAENMKLRQETHHLANYIPQCSVEDLFEGTWYLVRVDEKHRRTYARRPLMSDGPLEARVGVVHPGIVHEHIPSPAKKVPRIPATTESEGVTVAISNGEH, via the exons atcTGCCACCATGCCTGGGTCTCTTCCTGTGAATGCTGAATCCTGTTGGCCCAAAGATGTGGGAATTGTGGCACTGGAAATATATTTTCCCTCTCAGTATGTTGACCAGACAGAGCTGGAGAAGTATGATGGTGTGGATGCTGGGAAGTACACCATTGGGCTAGGCCAGGCAAGGATGGGGTTCTGCTCTGACCGTGAAGATATCAATTCCCTCTGCTTGACTGTGGTTCAGAAGCTCATGGAGAGGAATAACCTTTCCTATGATTGTATTGGGAGATTAGAAGTTGGAACGGAGACCATAATTGACAAATCAAAATCTGTGAAGACTGTCCTGATGCAGCTTTTTGAAGAGTCTGGTAATACAGATGTAGAAGGAATCGACACCACCAATGCATGCTATGGAGGCACTGCTGCTCTTTTTAATGCTATTAATTGGATTGAGTCCAGTTCCTGGGATG GACGCTATGCCCTCGTGGTGGCTGGAGATATCGCTGTGTATGCCTCTGGAAATGCCAGGCCCACTGGGGGAGCCGGTGCTGTTGCAATGCTGGTTGGACCAAATGCACCGTTGATTTTTGAGAGAG GATTGCGTGGAACCCACATGCAGCATGCGTATGACTTCTATAAACCAGACATGGTCTCTGAATATCCCGTAGTGGATGGCAAGCTCTCCATACAGTGCTACCTCAGTGCATTAGACCGCTGCTACACCGTCTATCGCAACAAAATCCACGCCCAGTGGCAAAAGG AGGGGATGGACAGACATTTCACCTTGAATGACTTTGGGTTCATGATCTTCCATTCTCCGTACTGTAAACTGGTACAGAAATCTGTGGCTAGACTCTTGCTGAATGACTTTCTCAGTGACCAGAACCCAGAAACAGCAACTGGTGTTTTCAGTGGTCTGGAAGCTTTCAG GGATATAAAACTTGAAGATACATACTTTGACAGAGATGTGGAAAAAGCTTTTATGAAAGCTAGTGCAGAGCTCTTCAATCAGAAAACCAAAGCTTCATTACTTGTATCCAATCAGAATGGAAATATGTATACCCCTTCAGTCTATGGTTGCCTTGCCTCTCTTCTAGCCCA GTACACCCCAGAGCAGCTTGCGGGACAGAGAATCAGTGTGTTCTCATATGGCTCTGGTTTTGCTGCTACCCTGTATTCCATCAGGGTGACACAGGATGCCACTCCTG GTTCTGCACTGGACAAAATAACTGCCAGCCTTTCTGATCTCAAAACAAGACTTGACTCAAGAAAATGTATTGCACCTGATGTCTTTGCTGAAAACATGAAGCTCAGACAGGAAACACATCATTTAG CCAATTATATTCCGCAGTGTTCAGTGGAGGATCTCTTTGAAGGAACATGGTACCTTGTGCGTGTGGATGAAAAACACAGGAGAACTTATGCCCGGCGCCCACTTATGAGTGATGGACCTCTGGAAGCAAGAGTTGGAGTTGTCCACCCAGGCATTGTTCATGAG
- the HMGCS1 gene encoding hydroxymethylglutaryl-CoA synthase, cytoplasmic isoform X1 codes for MPGSLPVNAESCWPKDVGIVALEIYFPSQYVDQTELEKYDGVDAGKYTIGLGQARMGFCSDREDINSLCLTVVQKLMERNNLSYDCIGRLEVGTETIIDKSKSVKTVLMQLFEESGNTDVEGIDTTNACYGGTAALFNAINWIESSSWDGRYALVVAGDIAVYASGNARPTGGAGAVAMLVGPNAPLIFERGLRGTHMQHAYDFYKPDMVSEYPVVDGKLSIQCYLSALDRCYTVYRNKIHAQWQKEGMDRHFTLNDFGFMIFHSPYCKLVQKSVARLLLNDFLSDQNPETATGVFSGLEAFRDIKLEDTYFDRDVEKAFMKASAELFNQKTKASLLVSNQNGNMYTPSVYGCLASLLAQYTPEQLAGQRISVFSYGSGFAATLYSIRVTQDATPGSALDKITASLSDLKTRLDSRKCIAPDVFAENMKLRQETHHLANYIPQCSVEDLFEGTWYLVRVDEKHRRTYARRPLMSDGPLEARVGVVHPGIVHEHIPSPAKKVPRIPATTESEGVTVAISNGEH; via the exons ATGCCTGGGTCTCTTCCTGTGAATGCTGAATCCTGTTGGCCCAAAGATGTGGGAATTGTGGCACTGGAAATATATTTTCCCTCTCAGTATGTTGACCAGACAGAGCTGGAGAAGTATGATGGTGTGGATGCTGGGAAGTACACCATTGGGCTAGGCCAGGCAAGGATGGGGTTCTGCTCTGACCGTGAAGATATCAATTCCCTCTGCTTGACTGTGGTTCAGAAGCTCATGGAGAGGAATAACCTTTCCTATGATTGTATTGGGAGATTAGAAGTTGGAACGGAGACCATAATTGACAAATCAAAATCTGTGAAGACTGTCCTGATGCAGCTTTTTGAAGAGTCTGGTAATACAGATGTAGAAGGAATCGACACCACCAATGCATGCTATGGAGGCACTGCTGCTCTTTTTAATGCTATTAATTGGATTGAGTCCAGTTCCTGGGATG GACGCTATGCCCTCGTGGTGGCTGGAGATATCGCTGTGTATGCCTCTGGAAATGCCAGGCCCACTGGGGGAGCCGGTGCTGTTGCAATGCTGGTTGGACCAAATGCACCGTTGATTTTTGAGAGAG GATTGCGTGGAACCCACATGCAGCATGCGTATGACTTCTATAAACCAGACATGGTCTCTGAATATCCCGTAGTGGATGGCAAGCTCTCCATACAGTGCTACCTCAGTGCATTAGACCGCTGCTACACCGTCTATCGCAACAAAATCCACGCCCAGTGGCAAAAGG AGGGGATGGACAGACATTTCACCTTGAATGACTTTGGGTTCATGATCTTCCATTCTCCGTACTGTAAACTGGTACAGAAATCTGTGGCTAGACTCTTGCTGAATGACTTTCTCAGTGACCAGAACCCAGAAACAGCAACTGGTGTTTTCAGTGGTCTGGAAGCTTTCAG GGATATAAAACTTGAAGATACATACTTTGACAGAGATGTGGAAAAAGCTTTTATGAAAGCTAGTGCAGAGCTCTTCAATCAGAAAACCAAAGCTTCATTACTTGTATCCAATCAGAATGGAAATATGTATACCCCTTCAGTCTATGGTTGCCTTGCCTCTCTTCTAGCCCA GTACACCCCAGAGCAGCTTGCGGGACAGAGAATCAGTGTGTTCTCATATGGCTCTGGTTTTGCTGCTACCCTGTATTCCATCAGGGTGACACAGGATGCCACTCCTG GTTCTGCACTGGACAAAATAACTGCCAGCCTTTCTGATCTCAAAACAAGACTTGACTCAAGAAAATGTATTGCACCTGATGTCTTTGCTGAAAACATGAAGCTCAGACAGGAAACACATCATTTAG CCAATTATATTCCGCAGTGTTCAGTGGAGGATCTCTTTGAAGGAACATGGTACCTTGTGCGTGTGGATGAAAAACACAGGAGAACTTATGCCCGGCGCCCACTTATGAGTGATGGACCTCTGGAAGCAAGAGTTGGAGTTGTCCACCCAGGCATTGTTCATGAG